A genomic stretch from Neodiprion fabricii isolate iyNeoFabr1 chromosome 3, iyNeoFabr1.1, whole genome shotgun sequence includes:
- the LOC124177578 gene encoding high-affinity choline transporter 1 has protein sequence MINIAGVISIVLFYLLILGVGIWAARKKEAGNDSEEEVMLAGRSIGLFVGIFTMTATWVGGGYINGTAEAIYTKGLVWCQAPFGYALSLVFGGIFFANPMRRQGYITMLDPLQDAFGERMGGLLFLPALCGEVFWAAGILAALGATLAVIIDMDQGTSVILSACIAVFYTLFGGLYSVAYTDVIQLFCIFIGLWMCIPFAWMNPKVESLSSMDVDWIGEVKPSEYWYYMDYGLLLVFGGIPWQVYFQRVLSSKTAGRAQILSYVAAVGCILMAIPPVLIGAIAKATPWNETGYTGPYPLTETETSMILPMVLQYLTPDFVSFFGLGAVSAAVMSSADSSILSASSMFARNVYKLIFRQRASEMEIIWVMRTGIGVVGILSTVMALTIPSIYGLWSMCSDLVYVILFPQLLMVVHFKPYCNTYGSLAAYIIAFMVRISGGEPLMGLPALIHYPGYEPETDTQLFPFRTMAMLMSLVTLVGVSYGTQVAFMTGKLAPGYDIFRCVVNIPEDVERVGPDPAEGEQMAVLAGGSARLYGSKDESNGRVNQALEPDDDMEPGCGVGGGGGCSVLGQLGPHVDRQPQSSTAF, from the exons ATGATCAACATCGCTGGGGTTATTTCCATTGTTTTGTTTTACCTTCTAATTTTGGGAGTGGGAATATGGGCGGCCAGGAAAAAAGAGGCTGGAAACGATTCCGAGGAAGAGGTGATGCTGGCCGGACGGTCCATCGGCctcttcgtcgggatcttcacGATGACGGCCACGTGGGTCGGCGGAGGCTACATCAACGGAACAGCCGAGGCTATCTACACCAAAGGGCTGGTGTGGTGTCAGGCACCATTCGGATACGCCCTGAGTCTCGTTTTTG GCGGGATATTCTTTGCAAACCCGATGCGGCGGCAGGGCTACATCACTATGCTGGACCCCCTGCAGGATGCGTTTGGCGAGAGAATGGGTGGTTTGCTCTTTTTACCAGCGCTATGTGGCGAGGTCTTTTGGGCGGCGGGAATTCTCGCTGCTCTTGGCGCCACCCTGGCAGTAATAATCGACATGGACCAAGGGACGTCCGTTATTCTGAGCGCGTGTATCGCGGTGTTCTACACTCTGTTTGGCGGCCTCTACTCCGTCGCCTATACGGACGTGATCCAACTGTTCTGCATTTTTATCGGCCTG TGGATGTGCATCCCCTTTGCATGGATGAATCCCAAGGTCGAGTCGCTTAGTTCGATGGACGTGGATTGGATCGGCGAGGTAAAACCATCGGAATATTGGTACTACATGGACTACGGGCTTCTACTAGTCTTCGGAGGAATACCTTGGCAGGTGTACTTCCAGCGAGTTCTCTCCTCGAAGACCGCTGGCAGGGCCCAAATCCTGAGCTACGTGGCTGCCGTTGGATGCATCCTGATGGCCATTCCTCCAGTTCTAATCGGAGCCATAGCCAAGGCGACGC CGTGGAACGAGACCGGGTACACCGGACCTTATCCGTTGACGGAAACGGAAACAAGCATGATCCTGCCGATGGTTCTCCAGTACCTGACACCGGATTTCGTGTCTTTCTTCGGCCTGGGAGCAGTCTCAGCTGCCGTGATGTCATCAGCGGACAGCAGCATTTTGTCAGCGAGTTCCATGTTCGCTAGGAACGTCTACAAGCTCATCTTCCGCCAGAGG GCTTCAGAGATGGAGATAATCTGGGTGATGAGGACGGGTATCGGTGTTGTCGGGATCCTTAGTACGGTGATGGCGTTAACGATACCCTCGATATACGGGCTCTGGTCGATGTGTTCCGACCTGGTGTACGTCATCTTGTTCCCCCAGCTGCTGATGGTCGTCCACTTTAAACCGTATTGCAACACCTACGGCAGTCTTGCAGCGTACATAATTGCTTTCATGGTCAGAATCAGCGGTGGCGAGCCTCTGATGGGACTTCCGGCACTCATTCATTATCCAGGTTACGAACCGGAGACCGACACCCAGCTATTTCCCTTCAGGACAATGGCAATGTTGATGTCTCTGGTGACGTTGGTCGGTGTTTCGTACGGCACTCAGGTCGCGTTTATGACCGGCAAGCTTGCGCCTGGTTACGATATATTTAGATGCGTGGTCAACATACCCGAGGACGTAGAGCGAGTGGGTCCCGATCCCGCGGAAGGTGAACAGATGGCTGTGCTGGCCGGCGGGTCGGCCAGACTTTACGGCAGCAAAGATGAATCCAACGGCCGAGTGAATCAAGCGCTCGAGCCGGACGACGATATGGAACCAGGTTGTGGCGTAGGCGGAGGTGGCGGGTGCAGCGTTTTGGGTCAGTTGGGACCTCACGTCGATCGCCAGCCGCAATCCAGCACCGCGTTCTAA